From the Nitrospinaceae bacterium genome, one window contains:
- a CDS encoding cupin domain-containing protein — MPDKKVFVLDDVPFNPVDWGRSKVLVSPSANGAEHVRVGLTEYHPDTPHEPHSHPGQEEVIWVLSGNGYTETHGERQDLYPGAVAYIPGGLEHKTCA; from the coding sequence GTGCCTGATAAAAAAGTGTTTGTGTTGGACGATGTGCCTTTTAATCCTGTCGATTGGGGCAGAAGCAAGGTTCTCGTCAGCCCCTCGGCCAACGGCGCCGAGCATGTCCGCGTGGGCCTCACCGAATATCATCCCGACACCCCGCACGAGCCGCATAGCCATCCCGGCCAGGAGGAAGTCATTTGGGTTCTCTCCGGGAATGGCTACACCGAGACCCACGGGGAGCGCCAGGATCTCTATCCCGGCGCGGTCGCCTATATACCGGGTGGACTGGAGCACAAGACCTGTGCCG